In Rhodobacter sp. 24-YEA-8, the following are encoded in one genomic region:
- a CDS encoding MBL fold metallo-hydrolase: MIPRPEVTGFYEARTGSVQYVVADPATKACVIIDPVLDYDEKSGATATIEADRLLAFVAERGYRLDQILDTHPHADHFSAADYLKRQTGAPIAIGAKVTKVQALWNGFYNRDMAADGSQWDRLYDEGDTFMVGEIPARVMFSPGHTMASVSYVIGDAAFIHDTIFMPDTGTARADFPGGSARMLWQSIQEILALPDATRLFTGHDYRQGGRAAAWESTVAEQRATNIHLSKHPGEAAFVAVREARDATLPMPKLILHALQVNTNAGRLPEREANGTRYLKIPLDLFRTVWE, translated from the coding sequence ATGATACCCCGTCCTGAGGTCACCGGCTTTTATGAGGCCCGCACCGGATCGGTTCAATATGTGGTGGCAGACCCCGCCACAAAGGCCTGTGTCATTATCGACCCGGTGCTGGATTATGACGAGAAGTCAGGCGCGACCGCCACAATCGAGGCTGACCGCCTGCTGGCCTTTGTCGCAGAGCGTGGATACCGGCTTGATCAGATCCTCGACACCCATCCCCATGCCGACCATTTCTCGGCCGCAGATTACCTGAAACGGCAGACCGGAGCGCCCATTGCGATCGGGGCGAAGGTGACAAAGGTTCAGGCGCTGTGGAACGGGTTTTACAACCGCGATATGGCCGCAGACGGATCGCAATGGGACAGGCTCTATGATGAGGGCGACACATTCATGGTCGGGGAAATCCCGGCCAGGGTGATGTTCTCGCCCGGTCACACCATGGCGTCGGTCAGCTATGTGATCGGTGATGCGGCTTTCATCCATGACACGATTTTCATGCCCGATACCGGCACGGCACGGGCCGATTTCCCCGGCGGCAGCGCCAGGATGCTGTGGCAGTCGATCCAGGAGATCCTGGCACTTCCCGATGCGACGCGGCTTTTCACCGGTCATGATTACCGCCAGGGCGGGCGTGCGGCGGCCTGGGAATCCACCGTCGCCGAACAGCGGGCAACCAATATCCATCTCTCGAAACATCCGGGTGAGGCCGCTTTCGTCGCGGTCCGCGAGGCGCGCGATGCGACCCTGCCGATGCCAAAACTGATCCTTCATGCGCTGCAGGTGAACACCAATGCCGGCCGCCTGCCGGAGCGTGAGGCCAATGGCACGCGCTATCTGAAAATACCGCTCGATCTGTTCAGAACCGTCTGGGAGTGA
- the mtgA gene encoding monofunctional biosynthetic peptidoglycan transglycosylase, with product MSDEIVEQPEEKKPVVRKPRKKPAAGATGAKSTRRRGAFAQLRRWALRAVLGVVGFFLVLILLFSFLPPPINIYQMQEKWRLGAIDRKWVSWDEIAPVMGRAAVAAEDANFCNHWGFDMTAIRDAINSGSNRGASTITQQVAKNVFLWHDRSYARKAAEAALTPVIELFWSKERILEVYLNVAEFDEGVFGVQAAARHYFGVDAKNLSALQAARLAAVLPDPKRRSASKPSAFVRKRTASIMSGADTIRADGRAGCFQ from the coding sequence ATGTCGGACGAGATCGTTGAGCAGCCCGAGGAAAAGAAGCCGGTGGTCCGAAAACCACGGAAAAAACCCGCAGCGGGCGCGACGGGCGCTAAAAGCACGCGGCGTCGCGGTGCGTTTGCGCAGCTCCGGCGTTGGGCGCTCCGGGCGGTTCTTGGCGTCGTGGGCTTCTTCCTTGTGCTGATCCTTCTGTTCAGCTTCCTGCCGCCCCCGATCAATATCTATCAGATGCAGGAAAAATGGCGGCTTGGCGCAATTGACCGGAAATGGGTGTCCTGGGACGAGATCGCACCGGTGATGGGCCGCGCGGCCGTGGCGGCAGAAGATGCGAATTTCTGCAACCACTGGGGATTTGACATGACCGCGATCCGGGACGCGATCAATTCGGGATCGAACCGGGGGGCGTCCACCATCACGCAGCAGGTGGCGAAGAATGTCTTCCTCTGGCATGACCGCTCTTACGCCCGCAAAGCCGCCGAAGCCGCTCTCACCCCGGTGATCGAGCTTTTCTGGTCGAAAGAGCGTATCCTCGAAGTCTATCTGAACGTTGCAGAATTCGACGAGGGCGTGTTCGGGGTTCAGGCGGCGGCGCGGCATTATTTCGGGGTCGATGCGAAAAACCTGTCGGCCCTGCAGGCGGCGCGGCTCGCGGCGGTGCTGCCCGATCCGAAACGCCGCTCGGCCTCGAAACCCTCGGCTTTCGTGCGCAAACGGACCGCCTCGATCATGTCAGGCGCCGATACGATCCGCGCCGATGGCCGCGCCGGCTGTTTTCAGTAG
- a CDS encoding glutathione S-transferase family protein: MNRLYHVPLSPFCRKVRLTLAEKKIEVELVEERYWEQGQDFLRRNPAGKVPILRLNGRLLSESQAICEYIDETVLVPPLVPRDPELRYEMRRLCTWFDDKFHHEVTSKLLYERVNKKLTKEGYPDSKNVKSGSSKIKYHLDYMAWLLDRRSWLAGDVMTLADLTAAAHLSSLDYISDVDWHRHEVVKDWYAKIKSRPSFRTLLADQVPGFPPPRQYTDLDF, translated from the coding sequence ATGAACCGTCTTTATCACGTCCCCCTTTCCCCCTTTTGTCGCAAGGTGCGGCTGACCTTGGCCGAGAAGAAAATCGAGGTCGAGCTGGTCGAGGAGCGCTATTGGGAACAGGGCCAGGATTTCCTGCGGCGCAATCCGGCGGGGAAAGTGCCGATTCTGCGGCTGAACGGGCGACTTCTGAGCGAAAGCCAGGCGATTTGCGAATATATCGACGAAACGGTTCTGGTGCCGCCGCTGGTGCCGAGGGATCCCGAACTGCGCTATGAGATGCGCCGCCTCTGCACCTGGTTTGACGACAAGTTCCATCACGAAGTGACGTCCAAGCTGCTTTACGAGCGGGTGAACAAGAAGCTGACGAAAGAAGGCTACCCGGATTCGAAAAATGTGAAATCCGGGTCGAGCAAGATCAAGTATCACCTTGATTATATGGCCTGGCTGCTGGACCGGCGGTCCTGGCTGGCCGGAGATGTGATGACGCTGGCGGATCTGACGGCGGCGGCGCATCTGTCGAGCCTTGATTATATCTCGGATGTCGACTGGCACCGGCATGAGGTGGTCAAGGACTGGTACGCCAAGATCAAGTCGCGCCCGTCTTTCCGGACGCTGCTGGCGGATCAGGTGCCGGGTTTCCCGCCGCCCCGGCAATATACCGATCTGGATTTCTGA
- the queG gene encoding tRNA epoxyqueuosine(34) reductase QueG yields MKSNHPLPLKERLREQALAEGFSKMGICAPDAVPGTAARLREFLEAGRHGSMGWMAEREHWRGAPGALWPEARSVIMLAEVYTPEEDPRAVLEQRDRAAVSVYAQGKDYHDLVKRRLKRLGRWLLDQTAGEEIKVFVDTAPVMEKPLAEAAGLGWQGKHTNLLSRDLGNWFFLGSIFTTLDLPKDAAEVSHCGSCRSCLTACPTDAFPAPYQLDARRCISYLTIEHKGPVDEDLRARMGNRIYGCDDCLAACPWNKFAQQAKEIGYQPKVGAPELAELATLDDAAFRARFAGSPIKRIGRDRFIRNVLYAIGNSADPGLASAAGALCADPDPVVADAARWALSRLTNAGPGR; encoded by the coding sequence ATGAAAAGCAACCATCCCCTCCCGTTGAAGGAGCGGCTGCGGGAGCAGGCGCTGGCAGAGGGATTCTCGAAAATGGGGATCTGCGCGCCGGATGCGGTGCCGGGAACGGCGGCGCGGCTGAGGGAATTTCTGGAAGCCGGGCGACATGGGTCCATGGGCTGGATGGCAGAGCGCGAGCACTGGCGGGGCGCACCGGGGGCGCTCTGGCCAGAGGCGCGGTCGGTGATCATGCTGGCAGAGGTTTACACGCCCGAAGAAGATCCGCGCGCGGTGCTGGAACAGCGCGACCGGGCGGCGGTCTCGGTCTATGCCCAGGGCAAGGATTACCATGATCTGGTCAAGCGGCGGCTGAAACGGCTGGGGCGCTGGCTGCTGGACCAGACGGCGGGCGAGGAGATCAAGGTTTTCGTCGATACCGCGCCGGTGATGGAGAAGCCACTGGCCGAGGCGGCGGGTCTGGGCTGGCAAGGGAAACATACGAACCTGCTCAGCCGCGATCTGGGGAACTGGTTCTTTCTCGGCTCGATCTTCACCACGCTTGATCTGCCGAAAGATGCGGCAGAGGTCTCGCATTGTGGCTCCTGCCGGTCCTGCCTGACCGCCTGCCCTACCGATGCCTTTCCCGCGCCCTATCAGCTGGATGCGCGGCGCTGCATTTCCTATCTGACCATCGAGCATAAGGGGCCGGTGGACGAAGACCTGCGCGCCCGGATGGGCAACCGGATCTATGGCTGCGATGATTGTCTTGCCGCCTGCCCCTGGAACAAATTCGCGCAGCAGGCCAAAGAGATCGGCTATCAGCCGAAGGTCGGGGCACCAGAACTCGCCGAGCTTGCCACGCTGGATGATGCCGCATTTCGCGCGCGCTTTGCCGGCAGCCCGATCAAGCGGATCGGACGCGATCGTTTCATCCGCAACGTGCTTTACGCCATCGGCAATTCGGCAGACCCTGGCCTCGCCAGCGCCGCCGGGGCGCTGTGTGCGGACCCGGATCCGGTCGTTGCCGATGCAGCAAGATGGGCTCTGAGCCGGCTGACCAATGCCGGGCCCGGCCGCTGA
- a CDS encoding organic hydroperoxide resistance protein → MSVDVKYKTSAKATGSGRNGVAGLDNGQLTVTMASPKELGGSGLGHNPEELFATGYAACYLGAMRFAAGSEKLGTVPDAATVRAEVGIGPRSDGGFGLKVTLTVSLPGLERDVAEKIVERGHFICPYSNATKGNIEVETVLA, encoded by the coding sequence ATGTCTGTCGACGTGAAATACAAGACTTCTGCCAAAGCCACGGGCAGCGGCCGCAACGGGGTGGCCGGGCTCGACAATGGCCAGCTCACCGTGACCATGGCCAGCCCGAAAGAACTGGGTGGATCGGGCCTCGGGCATAATCCCGAAGAGCTGTTCGCCACCGGCTATGCCGCCTGCTATCTGGGTGCGATGCGCTTTGCCGCCGGGTCCGAAAAGCTGGGCACGGTGCCGGATGCGGCAACCGTCAGGGCAGAGGTCGGGATTGGCCCGCGTTCGGATGGGGGATTTGGCCTGAAGGTAACGCTGACGGTCAGCCTGCCGGGCCTGGAGCGCGACGTGGCCGAAAAGATTGTCGAGCGCGGGCATTTCATCTGCCCCTATTCCAACGCAACCAAGGGCAATATCGAGGTCGAAACCGTTCTGGCCTGA
- a CDS encoding glyoxalase superfamily protein has product MEHRISAIPRLEEAKTQAKALRSELARQGQEISHSAALELVAKAHGFHDWNTLHARAGNRPQPPVRLGDITAGRYLGQDFLAEVIGVTALSEGRYEVELQLDQAVDVVTFDSFSNFRSRIRKVVDASGRSFDRTSDGAPHLVLRAP; this is encoded by the coding sequence ATGGAACACAGAATTTCTGCAATACCGCGCCTCGAAGAGGCAAAGACCCAGGCGAAAGCCCTGCGCAGTGAACTGGCCCGCCAGGGTCAGGAGATCAGCCATTCCGCCGCGCTGGAACTGGTGGCAAAGGCGCATGGCTTTCACGACTGGAACACGCTTCATGCAAGGGCCGGCAACCGGCCGCAGCCCCCGGTGCGACTGGGAGACATCACTGCCGGGCGCTATCTGGGTCAGGACTTCCTCGCCGAGGTGATCGGTGTGACGGCGCTGTCCGAGGGCCGTTATGAGGTCGAATTGCAACTGGATCAGGCGGTGGATGTGGTGACATTCGACAGTTTCTCGAATTTCCGCAGCCGGATCCGCAAAGTGGTCGATGCCTCGGGGCGGTCGTTTGACCGCACGTCGGACGGGGCGCCGCATCTCGTCCTGCGCGCGCCATAA
- a CDS encoding branched-chain amino acid aminotransferase yields MAAYDDRDGWIWMDGKLVPWREANVHVLTHALHYASSVFEGERCYNGKIFKGVEHSMRLRKSAELLDMDIPYSVQEIEAAKYEMLKANGWTDAYVRAIAFRGAGDEMGVSAVGNPVRLVIAGWEWGAYYGDAKMKGAKLDISKWRRPDPATIPSAAKAAGLYMICTMSKHAAQAKGCSDALMMDYRGYVAEATGANIFFVKDGEVHTPLPDCFLNGITRQTVIGLLKEKGLTVHERHIMPTELADFEQCWLTGTAAEVTPVGEIGGFKFEVGAIARDIAETYERHVRA; encoded by the coding sequence ATGGCGGCATATGACGATCGTGATGGCTGGATCTGGATGGACGGAAAGCTCGTCCCCTGGCGTGAGGCGAATGTCCACGTCCTGACCCATGCGCTCCATTACGCATCCTCGGTCTTCGAGGGCGAGCGCTGCTATAATGGCAAGATTTTCAAGGGCGTCGAGCATTCGATGCGGCTGCGCAAATCGGCCGAACTCCTTGACATGGATATCCCCTATTCCGTGCAGGAAATCGAGGCCGCCAAATATGAGATGCTGAAGGCAAACGGCTGGACCGATGCCTATGTGCGCGCGATTGCCTTCCGGGGTGCGGGCGATGAGATGGGTGTTTCGGCCGTTGGCAACCCGGTGCGTCTGGTGATCGCAGGCTGGGAATGGGGCGCCTATTACGGCGACGCCAAGATGAAGGGCGCCAAGCTCGACATCTCGAAATGGCGCCGCCCGGATCCGGCGACGATCCCCTCCGCCGCCAAGGCTGCCGGTCTTTATATGATCTGCACCATGTCGAAACACGCGGCCCAGGCCAAAGGGTGTTCCGACGCGCTGATGATGGATTACCGCGGCTATGTCGCCGAGGCGACCGGCGCGAATATCTTCTTCGTCAAAGACGGCGAAGTGCATACGCCGCTGCCCGACTGCTTCCTGAACGGCATCACCCGCCAGACGGTAATCGGCCTGCTGAAAGAAAAAGGCCTCACCGTGCATGAGCGCCATATCATGCCGACCGAGCTTGCTGATTTCGAACAATGCTGGCTGACCGGCACCGCCGCCGAGGTCACCCCGGTCGGTGAGATTGGTGGCTTTAAATTCGAAGTCGGTGCTATCGCCCGCGACATCGCGGAAACCTATGAGCGCCACGTCCGCGCGTAA
- a CDS encoding MarR family winged helix-turn-helix transcriptional regulator: MSQFSGSQLSGTAPGGGGENLLFLTDEQLRKGIEAMFFAYRGFTADPDRILETMDYGRAHHRAVHFIHRSPGTTVSNLLGILGVTKQSLNRVLRSLIDDGHVRSEKGRRDGRERHLFLTEKGEAMEKSLSDAQRARMRAAYRAAGPVAVQGFRQVLEAMMDPGLRDYYNRLRDGA; encoded by the coding sequence ATGTCTCAATTTTCTGGGTCTCAACTTTCTGGCACCGCTCCGGGTGGCGGCGGCGAGAACCTGCTCTTCCTGACCGATGAGCAGCTGCGCAAAGGGATCGAAGCGATGTTCTTCGCCTATCGCGGCTTTACCGCCGATCCGGACCGGATTCTGGAGACGATGGATTATGGCCGCGCCCATCACCGGGCGGTGCATTTCATCCATCGCAGCCCGGGGACGACGGTGTCGAACCTGCTGGGGATCCTTGGCGTGACCAAGCAAAGCCTGAACCGGGTGCTGCGCAGCCTGATCGATGATGGTCATGTCCGCAGCGAAAAGGGCCGGCGCGACGGGCGCGAGCGGCATCTTTTCCTGACCGAAAAGGGCGAGGCGATGGAGAAAAGCCTGTCGGATGCGCAGCGTGCGCGGATGCGGGCAGCTTACCGTGCCGCCGGGCCGGTGGCGGTACAGGGTTTCCGGCAGGTGCTTGAGGCAATGATGGACCCGGGCCTGCGCGACTATTACAACCGTCTGAGAGATGGCGCCTGA
- a CDS encoding response regulator — translation MTGTAQHLADIHLLVVDDDERIRVLLQKFLVRSGYMVTVAKDAAQARRLLAGLEFDMLILDVMMPDEDGIALTRDLRKKTSVPILLLTARGETANRIEGLEAGADDYLAKPFEPKELLLRVAAILRRVPQVSEADQPPKMLHMGQVRYDMDRGELWRGPELVRLTATEAALMRLFAASANEPISRERLVLDMGREEEAQERAVDVQITRLRRKIEDDPKVPRYLQTVRGEGYMLAPD, via the coding sequence ATGACAGGTACCGCACAGCATCTGGCGGATATCCATCTTCTCGTGGTCGATGACGACGAGCGGATCCGGGTTCTGTTGCAGAAATTCCTCGTGCGCAGCGGCTATATGGTCACTGTGGCGAAGGATGCCGCCCAGGCCCGGCGGCTGCTTGCCGGGCTTGAGTTCGACATGCTGATCCTTGATGTGATGATGCCCGATGAGGACGGTATCGCGCTTACCCGCGATCTGCGCAAAAAGACCTCGGTGCCGATCCTCCTTCTGACGGCGCGGGGCGAGACGGCGAACCGGATCGAGGGGCTGGAGGCGGGGGCGGATGATTACCTCGCCAAGCCCTTCGAGCCGAAGGAGTTGCTGCTGCGGGTGGCCGCGATCCTGCGCCGGGTGCCACAGGTGAGCGAGGCCGATCAGCCGCCGAAGATGCTTCACATGGGCCAGGTGCGCTATGATATGGACCGGGGCGAGCTGTGGCGCGGGCCCGAGCTGGTGCGACTGACTGCGACTGAGGCCGCTTTGATGCGGCTCTTTGCGGCAAGCGCGAATGAGCCGATCTCGCGCGAGCGGCTGGTCCTCGATATGGGCCGCGAGGAAGAGGCGCAGGAACGCGCGGTCGATGTGCAGATCACCCGGCTCAGGCGCAAGATCGAGGATGATCCCAAGGTGCCGCGCTATCTGCAGACGGTGCGGGGCGAGGGCTATATGCTGGCCCCCGACTGA
- a CDS encoding histone deacetylase family protein, with translation MLVFSDGAFARHLVPEGHPERPERMAAVARGLAGLELETRPAPLASEAELLRCHPADYVARVKAAVPAAGLRAIDGDTWLSPGSWEAGLCAVGGACAAVDAVLGGEARAAFVAARPPGHHAEAAVAMGFCLFGTVAIAAKRALDHHRLTRVAVLDFDVHHGNGTQDLLWDEARVRFVSSQQMPLFPGTGYADERGAHGQITNLPLNAGSDGRAMWAAWAPELERLRAWKPELILISAGFDAHIEDPLGGLGWTTADFVRLTRAIADLAAGCGAGVVSCLEGGYDPGALEDTVRAHVSELSRTLR, from the coding sequence ATGCTGGTTTTCTCAGATGGTGCTTTCGCGCGGCATCTGGTGCCTGAGGGGCATCCGGAACGGCCGGAACGGATGGCCGCAGTCGCGCGGGGCCTCGCCGGGCTTGAACTGGAAACACGGCCCGCACCTTTGGCATCAGAGGCAGAGCTCTTGCGCTGTCACCCGGCGGATTATGTCGCCCGGGTCAAGGCAGCCGTGCCTGCAGCTGGCCTCAGAGCAATCGATGGCGATACATGGCTGTCTCCGGGGTCATGGGAGGCCGGGCTTTGTGCCGTGGGTGGCGCCTGTGCAGCAGTCGATGCGGTGCTTGGCGGCGAGGCACGGGCGGCTTTTGTGGCCGCGCGCCCGCCGGGCCATCATGCGGAAGCGGCGGTCGCGATGGGGTTCTGCCTTTTCGGCACCGTGGCGATTGCGGCGAAGCGGGCGCTGGATCATCACCGGCTGACCCGCGTCGCGGTGCTGGATTTCGACGTGCATCACGGCAACGGGACGCAGGATCTGCTATGGGATGAGGCGCGGGTGCGCTTTGTCTCTTCGCAGCAGATGCCGCTTTTTCCCGGCACGGGATATGCGGATGAGCGCGGCGCGCATGGGCAGATCACCAATCTGCCGCTTAACGCCGGATCGGACGGGCGGGCGATGTGGGCGGCCTGGGCGCCGGAGCTGGAGCGGCTGCGGGCCTGGAAACCAGAGCTGATCCTGATCAGCGCCGGGTTTGACGCGCATATCGAAGATCCGCTGGGGGGCCTTGGCTGGACGACGGCGGATTTCGTCCGACTGACGCGCGCGATTGCCGATCTCGCAGCGGGATGCGGCGCGGGGGTCGTATCCTGCCTCGAAGGGGGCTATGATCCGGGCGCGCTGGAAGATACTGTCCGCGCGCATGTGAGCGAGCTGAGCAGGACCCTCCGATGA
- a CDS encoding exodeoxyribonuclease VII small subunit — translation MSQKPVAEMSFEEAMAALESVVGQLERGDVALEQSISLYEFGDSLKKHCAAKLAEAEARVEMIRVQEGRATGTAPAEGL, via the coding sequence ATGAGCCAGAAACCCGTTGCGGAAATGAGTTTTGAAGAAGCGATGGCGGCGCTGGAATCGGTTGTCGGCCAGCTGGAGCGCGGCGATGTCGCGCTGGAACAATCGATCAGCCTTTACGAATTCGGCGACAGCCTGAAAAAGCACTGTGCCGCGAAACTCGCCGAGGCCGAGGCGCGCGTCGAGATGATCCGAGTCCAGGAAGGTCGCGCCACCGGCACCGCTCCGGCGGAGGGGCTGTGA
- a CDS encoding polyprenyl synthetase family protein — MSFPELLKADASRVQLWLRDMLAGRADLPVIAAMRYALTGGKGLRGFLVLESARLFGVDPKAALPVAAAVEALHAYSLVHDDLPAMDDDDLRRGLPTVHVKWDEATAILAGDALQTLAFEALTDPVIGAAERRIALVAALAKASGAEGMVLGQALDIAAETAGRPLSLAEITSLQAGKTGALIGFSASAGALIAGEDPAPLRAYAAALGLAFQIHDDVLDVTGDAGITGKRTGKDEGRGKATFVSLLGLEPARDRASGLIREAEAALSPYGARAENLVAAARFTISRQA; from the coding sequence GTGAGCTTTCCCGAACTGTTGAAGGCCGATGCCAGCCGGGTGCAGCTCTGGCTGCGCGATATGCTGGCGGGGCGCGCCGATCTGCCGGTGATTGCGGCGATGCGCTATGCGCTCACGGGCGGCAAAGGTTTGCGCGGCTTTCTGGTGCTGGAATCGGCGCGGCTTTTCGGGGTCGACCCGAAAGCAGCGCTGCCCGTCGCGGCCGCGGTCGAGGCCCTGCATGCCTATAGTCTGGTCCATGACGATCTGCCGGCGATGGATGATGATGACCTGCGGCGCGGCCTGCCGACCGTACATGTGAAATGGGACGAGGCCACCGCGATCCTTGCCGGTGATGCCTTGCAGACCCTGGCGTTTGAGGCGCTGACCGACCCGGTGATCGGCGCGGCAGAGCGGCGGATCGCGCTCGTTGCCGCCCTTGCAAAGGCCTCGGGCGCCGAAGGGATGGTTCTGGGCCAGGCGCTGGATATCGCCGCCGAGACTGCCGGTCGCCCCCTGTCTCTTGCAGAGATCACATCCCTCCAGGCTGGCAAGACCGGTGCGCTGATCGGTTTTTCGGCCAGTGCCGGAGCGCTGATTGCCGGCGAAGACCCGGCACCTTTGCGGGCCTATGCGGCGGCGCTTGGCCTCGCGTTCCAGATCCATGACGATGTCCTTGATGTCACGGGCGATGCCGGCATCACCGGCAAGCGCACCGGCAAGGATGAGGGGCGCGGCAAGGCCACTTTCGTCTCGCTTCTGGGCCTTGAACCGGCCCGTGACCGCGCCTCCGGGCTGATCCGCGAGGCCGAAGCCGCGCTTTCCCCCTATGGGGCGCGGGCCGAAAATCTTGTCGCCGCCGCCCGTTTCACCATATCCAGACAGGCCTGA
- the dxs gene encoding 1-deoxy-D-xylulose-5-phosphate synthase has translation MAASSTILDRVHFPSDMKALSDAELRQLADEVRAETVAAVSVTGGHLGAGLGVVELTVALHAVFDTPKDKLIWDVGHQCYPHKILTGRRDRIRTLRMEGGLSGFTKRSESPYDPFGAAHSSTSISAALGFAMAADLGGDAGDAIAVIGDGSMSAGMAFEAMNNAGALKKRLFVVLNDNEMSIAPPVGALSAYLSKLYAEAPMQDLKEVAKGFVSLLPGPLQEGAKRAKEMLKGMAVGGTLFEALGFTYVGPIDGHDLDQLLPVLRTLKARSHGPVLLHVLTKKGKGYGPAENSPDRGHARAKFDLVTGEQKKTPSNAPSYTKVFAESLIQEAERDDKIVGVTAAMPDGTGLDLFGARFPRRLFDVGIAEQHAVTFAAGLAAGGMKPFCAIYSTFLQRGYDQVVHDVAIQRLPVRFAIDRAGLVGADGATHAGSFDVAFLANLPGMVVMAAADEAELKHMVATAAAWDESPIAFRYPRGEGMGVEMPARGEMLEIGRARLLQEGNRVAILSFGTRLAEVLKAAEALSARGLAPTVVDARFAKPLDRDLILRLTRHHEALITVEEGAVGGFGSHVAQLLADEGVFDGGLKFRSMVLPDIFIDQASPEAMYRVAGMDAARIEAKVLDVLGIASARNRA, from the coding sequence ATGGCAGCATCCTCCACCATTCTCGACCGGGTGCATTTCCCGTCCGATATGAAGGCGCTTTCCGATGCCGAATTGCGCCAGCTGGCCGATGAGGTGCGGGCCGAGACGGTTGCGGCGGTCTCGGTGACCGGCGGCCATCTGGGCGCGGGGCTTGGCGTGGTCGAGCTGACCGTGGCGCTGCATGCCGTGTTCGACACGCCGAAGGACAAGCTGATCTGGGATGTCGGCCATCAATGTTACCCGCATAAGATCCTGACCGGGCGGCGCGACCGGATCCGCACGCTCCGGATGGAGGGCGGGCTTTCGGGTTTCACCAAACGTTCCGAGAGCCCCTATGACCCGTTCGGCGCGGCGCATAGCTCGACCTCGATCTCGGCGGCGCTAGGCTTTGCGATGGCGGCGGATCTGGGCGGTGACGCCGGCGATGCGATTGCGGTGATCGGTGACGGCTCGATGTCGGCGGGCATGGCATTCGAGGCGATGAACAATGCGGGCGCGCTGAAAAAGCGGCTTTTCGTGGTGCTGAACGACAATGAGATGTCGATTGCGCCGCCGGTCGGCGCGCTCTCGGCCTATCTCAGCAAGCTTTACGCTGAAGCCCCGATGCAGGATCTGAAAGAGGTTGCAAAGGGCTTTGTCTCGCTGCTCCCGGGCCCGCTGCAGGAAGGCGCGAAACGCGCGAAAGAGATGCTCAAGGGCATGGCGGTGGGTGGCACGCTGTTTGAAGCGCTTGGCTTTACCTATGTCGGGCCGATTGATGGCCATGACCTCGACCAGCTTCTGCCGGTCCTCAGGACGCTGAAGGCGCGCTCGCATGGGCCGGTCCTGCTGCATGTGCTTACGAAAAAGGGCAAAGGCTACGGCCCGGCCGAGAATTCACCGGATCGGGGTCATGCCCGGGCGAAATTCGACCTGGTGACCGGCGAGCAGAAAAAAACGCCCTCCAACGCGCCGTCCTATACGAAAGTCTTCGCAGAAAGCCTGATCCAGGAGGCCGAACGCGACGACAAGATCGTCGGCGTCACAGCCGCGATGCCGGACGGGACGGGGCTGGATCTGTTCGGGGCGCGTTTCCCGCGCCGGCTGTTCGATGTGGGGATCGCAGAACAACATGCGGTGACATTCGCCGCCGGGCTGGCGGCGGGGGGGATGAAACCCTTCTGCGCGATCTATTCGACCTTCCTGCAACGCGGCTACGACCAGGTGGTGCATGATGTCGCGATCCAGCGTCTGCCGGTGCGCTTTGCGATTGATCGCGCAGGGCTGGTCGGCGCCGATGGCGCGACCCATGCGGGCTCGTTCGACGTGGCCTTCCTTGCAAACCTGCCGGGGATGGTGGTGATGGCGGCGGCGGATGAGGCTGAGCTGAAACATATGGTCGCAACGGCGGCGGCCTGGGATGAAAGCCCGATTGCCTTTCGCTATCCACGGGGCGAGGGCATGGGCGTCGAAATGCCGGCGCGGGGCGAGATGCTCGAGATTGGCCGCGCCCGGCTGCTGCAAGAGGGCAACCGGGTGGCGATCCTTTCCTTCGGGACGCGGCTTGCCGAGGTGCTGAAAGCCGCTGAAGCGCTGAGCGCGCGGGGCCTCGCGCCAACCGTTGTCGATGCGCGCTTTGCCAAGCCGCTGGACCGCGATCTGATCCTGCGGCTCACGCGCCACCATGAGGCGCTGATCACGGTCGAAGAAGGCGCGGTAGGCGGTTTCGGCAGCCATGTAGCGCAGCTGCTGGCAGATGAGGGCGTGTTCGACGGGGGGCTGAAATTCCGCTCGATGGTGCTGCCCGATATCTTCATCGACCAGGCCAGCCCCGAGGCAATGTACCGCGTCGCCGGTATGGATGCCGCCCGGATTGAGGCGAAAGTGCTCGATGTGCTGGGCATTGCCAGCGCCAGAAACCGGGCCTGA